One genomic region from Mus musculus strain NOD/MrkTac chromosome 4 genomic contig, GRCm38.p6 alternate locus group NOD/MrkTac MMCHR4_NOD_IDD9_2 encodes:
- the LOC100862470 gene encoding SWI/SNF-related matrix-associated actin-dependent regulator of chromatin subfamily A member 5-like encodes MVYSDINKDIDMLNSAGKMDKMRLLNILMQLRKCCNHPYLFDGAEPGPLYTTDTHLVTNSGKMVVLDKLLPKLKEQGSRVLIFSQMTRVLDILEDYCMWRNYEYCRLDEQKPHDERQDSINAYNEPNSTKFVFMLSTGAGGLGINLATADVVILYDSYWNPQVDLQPMDHAHRIGQRKTVRVFRFITDNTVEERIVECAEMKLRLDSIVIQQGRLVDQNLNKIGKDEMLQMIRRGATHVFASKESEITDEDIDGILERGAKKTAEMNEKLSKMGESSLRNFTMDTESSVYNFEGEDYREKQKSAFTEWIEPPKRERKANYAVDAYFREALRVSEPKAPKAP; translated from the coding sequence ATGGTATACTCGGATATTAATAAAGATATAGACATGTTAAACTCAGCAGGGAAGATGGACAAAATGAGGCTATTGAACATTTTGatgcagttgaggaaatgctgcAATCATCCGTATCTCTTCGATGGAGCTGAACCTGGTCCACTGTACACAACAGATACGCATCTAGTTACCAACAGTGGCAAGATGGTGGTGTTAGACAAGCTACTCCCTAAACTGAAAGAACAAGGTTCAAGAGTACTAATCTTTAGTCAGATGACAAGAGTATTAGACATTTTGGAAGATTATTGCATGTGGAGAAATTATGAGTACTGCAGGTTGGATGAACAGAAACCCCATGATGAGAGACAAGACTCCATCAATGCATACAATGAACCAAATAGCACAAAGTTTGTATTTATGCTAAGCACAGGTGCTGGTGGTCTGGGCATCAATCTTGCAACTGCTGATGTAGTAATTTTATATGATTCATATTGGAATCCTCAAGTTGATCTTCAGCCTATGGATCATGCCCATAGAATTGGACAAAGGAAGACTGTCCGAGTGTTTCGCTTTATAACTGATAACACTGTGGAAGAAAGAATAGTGGAATGTGCTGAGATGAAACTTAGACTGGATTCGATAGTAATTCAACAAGGGAGGCTTGTAGATCAGAACCTGAACAAAATTGGGAAAGATGAAATGCTTCAAATGATTCGACGTGGTGCCACACATGTGTTTGCTTCAAAAGAAAGTGAAATCACTGATGAGGATATTGATGGTATTTTAGAAAGAGGTGCAAAGAAGACTGCAGAAATGAATGAAAAGCTCTCCAAGATGGGTGAAAGTTCACTTAGAAACTTTACGATGGATACAGAGTCCAGTGTTTATAACTTTGAAGGAGAAGactatagagaaaaacaaaagagtgCATTCACAGAGTGGATTGAACcaccaaaaagagaaagaaaagccaacTATGCTGTTGATGCATATTTCAGGGAAGCTCTCCGTGTTAGTGAGCCTAAAGCACCCAAGGCACCTTGA